A single genomic interval of Methylocystis sp. IM3 harbors:
- the fba gene encoding class II fructose-bisphosphate aldolase (catalyzes the reversible aldol condensation of dihydroxyacetonephosphate and glyceraldehyde 3-phosphate in the Calvin cycle, glycolysis, and/or gluconeogenesis), with translation MALITLRQLLDHAAEHDYGVPAFNINNMEQGLAVLEAASSVDAPVIIQASRGARSYANDIMLAKMIEALIAMYPDIPIVMHQDHGNSEATCASAIRFGFSSVMMDGSLKADGKTPADYQYNVDVTRRVVDLAHWVGASVEGELGVLGSLETGEGEKEDGHGAEGKLSHDQLLTDPAQAEDFVARTKVDALAIAMGTSHGAYKFTRKPDGAILAMNVVEEIHRRLPNTHLVMHGSSSVPQDLQDAFNAAGGEMPQTWGVPVEEIQRGIKFGVRKINIDTDCRIAMTAAIRATLGKNKGEFDPRKYLKPAQEAMVKVCRQRYEEFGTAGWASKIRPVPMAEMAKRYASGALDPQFGTKKAAE, from the coding sequence ATGGCTCTGATTACCCTGCGGCAATTGCTCGATCACGCCGCCGAGCACGACTATGGCGTGCCTGCGTTCAACATCAACAATATGGAGCAGGGCCTCGCCGTGCTCGAGGCGGCCTCCTCCGTGGACGCGCCGGTCATCATCCAGGCCTCGCGCGGCGCCCGCAGCTACGCCAATGACATCATGCTCGCCAAGATGATCGAGGCGCTGATCGCCATGTATCCCGACATTCCGATCGTGATGCATCAGGACCATGGCAACAGCGAAGCGACCTGCGCCAGCGCCATCCGCTTCGGCTTCTCCTCGGTGATGATGGACGGCTCGCTCAAGGCCGACGGGAAGACGCCGGCGGACTATCAGTACAACGTCGACGTCACGCGCCGCGTCGTCGATCTCGCTCATTGGGTCGGGGCCTCGGTCGAGGGCGAGCTCGGCGTGCTCGGTTCGCTCGAGACCGGCGAGGGCGAGAAGGAAGACGGTCACGGCGCCGAAGGCAAGCTGTCGCACGACCAGCTCCTGACGGACCCGGCGCAGGCCGAGGATTTCGTCGCCCGCACCAAGGTCGACGCGCTCGCCATCGCCATGGGCACGTCGCACGGCGCCTATAAATTCACTCGCAAGCCCGACGGCGCGATCCTCGCCATGAATGTGGTCGAGGAAATTCATCGCCGCCTGCCCAACACCCACCTCGTGATGCACGGCTCCTCCTCCGTGCCGCAGGATCTGCAGGACGCCTTCAACGCGGCCGGCGGCGAAATGCCGCAGACCTGGGGCGTGCCGGTCGAGGAGATTCAGCGCGGCATCAAATTCGGCGTGCGCAAGATCAACATCGACACCGACTGCCGCATCGCCATGACGGCCGCGATCCGCGCCACGCTCGGCAAGAACAAGGGCGAGTTCGATCCGCGCAAATATCTCAAGCCCGCGCAGGAGGCCATGGTGAAGGTCTGCCGCCAGCGCTACGAGGAATTCGGCACGGCCGGCTGGGCCTCGAAGATCAGGCCGGTTCCCATGGCCGAGATGGCCAAGCGTTACGCCAGCGGCGCGCTCGATCCGCAGTTCGGAACGAAGAAGGCGGCGGAGTAA
- the rpe gene encoding ribulose-phosphate 3-epimerase codes for MTDIIIAPSILSADFARLGEETRAMEQAGADWIHLDVMDGHFVPNITFGPGVVAALRPVTRLPLDVHLMIAPVDPYISAFAEAGADIITVHAEGGPHLHRSVQTIRALGKKAGVSLNPATHESCLRYVLDDIDLVLVMSVNPGFGGQSFIPAQIEKIGAIREMIGRRPIRLEVDGGVTPQTATAVVEAGADALVAGSAAFRGGAGQYGANIAALRQAAEAAGATSV; via the coding sequence ATGACCGACATCATCATCGCCCCCTCCATCCTCTCCGCAGATTTCGCCCGGCTCGGCGAGGAGACGCGCGCCATGGAGCAGGCGGGGGCCGACTGGATACATCTCGACGTGATGGACGGGCATTTCGTGCCCAACATCACCTTCGGCCCCGGCGTCGTCGCGGCGCTGCGCCCGGTTACCCGGCTGCCGCTCGACGTGCATCTGATGATCGCGCCGGTTGACCCCTATATAAGCGCCTTCGCCGAGGCGGGGGCCGATATCATTACCGTTCACGCCGAGGGCGGCCCGCATCTGCATCGCTCGGTGCAGACGATCCGCGCGCTGGGCAAGAAGGCGGGCGTCTCGCTCAATCCGGCAACGCATGAGAGCTGCCTGCGCTACGTCCTGGACGACATCGACCTCGTGCTCGTCATGAGCGTCAATCCCGGCTTCGGCGGGCAGAGCTTCATTCCCGCGCAGATCGAGAAGATCGGCGCCATCCGCGAGATGATCGGCCGGCGCCCGATCCGCCTCGAGGTCGACGGCGGGGTGACGCCGCAGACGGCGACGGCGGTCGTGGAGGCCGGCGCCGACGCGCTGGTCGCGGGCTCGGCGGCCTTCCGCGGCGGCGCCGGCCAATATGGCGCCAATATCGCCGCCTTGCGGCAGGCGGCGGAGGCGGCCGGCGCGACGAGCGTCTAG
- a CDS encoding pyridoxal phosphate-dependent aminotransferase has protein sequence MHDSRRLQAVTTPIIPVIADLIRANPGTISLGQGVVNYAPPPEAAAGIARFLAEPENNKYQGASGLPALLEALSEKLATENGVAVGPGHGNRLMVTAGGNQAFFNVALAILDPGDEVILPVPYYFNHEMAIVMANARPVLVATDRNHQLDIEAIRAAITPRTRAIVTVSPNNPTGAVYPADALREVNALCAERGLFHVSDEAYEYFTYDGAKPFSPASIDGAAAHTISLYSMSKAYGFASWRIGWMAFPETLEPALRKIQDTVIICPPVVSQYAALGALRAGRAFVQAQVEELAQTRAKVKRELSRLAEDGLAEVPDAAGALYFLLRLKSDLAPLDYATRLIREHRVAVIPGDAFGLTQGCHLRVAYGALQPATATEGVGRLVMGVRALAG, from the coding sequence ATGCACGACTCTCGCCGCCTTCAGGCTGTCACGACGCCCATCATCCCCGTGATCGCCGATCTGATCCGGGCCAATCCGGGCACGATTTCGCTCGGCCAGGGCGTGGTCAATTACGCTCCGCCGCCAGAAGCCGCCGCCGGGATCGCGCGCTTTCTGGCCGAGCCCGAGAACAACAAATATCAGGGCGCCTCCGGCCTGCCCGCGCTGCTCGAGGCGCTGTCCGAGAAGCTCGCGACGGAAAACGGCGTCGCCGTCGGCCCCGGACACGGAAACCGGCTCATGGTCACGGCCGGCGGCAATCAGGCGTTTTTCAACGTCGCGCTCGCCATTCTCGATCCCGGCGACGAGGTCATCCTTCCCGTCCCCTATTATTTCAATCACGAGATGGCCATCGTCATGGCCAATGCGCGTCCCGTGCTGGTCGCGACCGACCGCAATCACCAGCTCGACATCGAGGCCATCCGCGCCGCCATCACGCCGCGCACGCGCGCAATCGTCACCGTCTCTCCCAACAATCCCACCGGCGCCGTCTATCCCGCGGACGCGCTGCGCGAAGTCAATGCGCTTTGCGCGGAGCGCGGCCTCTTCCATGTGAGCGACGAGGCCTATGAATATTTCACCTATGACGGCGCAAAGCCCTTCTCGCCGGCCTCGATCGACGGCGCCGCCGCGCATACGATTTCGCTCTATTCCATGTCAAAGGCCTATGGCTTCGCCAGCTGGCGGATCGGCTGGATGGCCTTCCCCGAAACGCTCGAACCGGCGCTGCGAAAGATACAGGACACGGTGATCATCTGCCCGCCGGTCGTCTCCCAATACGCCGCCCTCGGCGCGCTGCGCGCCGGACGCGCCTTCGTGCAGGCGCAGGTGGAAGAGCTTGCGCAGACGCGCGCCAAAGTGAAGCGCGAACTTTCGCGCCTCGCAGAGGATGGCCTCGCCGAGGTTCCCGATGCGGCGGGCGCCCTCTATTTCCTGCTGCGCCTGAAGTCGGACCTGGCGCCGCTCGATTACGCCACCCGCCTCATCCGTGAGCACCGCGTCGCCGTCATACCGGGCGACGCCTTTGGCCTGACGCAGGGCTGTCATTTGCGCGTCGCTTACGGCGCCTTGCAGCCGGCCACGGCCACAGAGGGCGTCGGCCGGCTGGTCATGGGCGTCAGGGCGCTCGCCGGCTGA
- a CDS encoding YgiQ family radical SAM protein, with translation MATLETQGAKPLFSYRKFWARRFGVAPFLPMSRAEMEALGWDSCDVILVTGDAYIDHPSFGMAIIGRLLEAQGFRVGIIAQPDWRDASAFRALGRPNLFFGVTSGNMDSMVNRYTSDRRLRHNDSYTPGGEGGKRPDRAVIVYAQRAREAYPDAPIVLGGIEASLRRIAHYDYWSDKVRRSILLDAKADLLLYGNAERALVEVAHRLAKRGLDQDFSDIRGLALLRDATPEGWAEAAADDLDDSGEGRRRRAEGEDAERIVIRLPSFEQARVDPEAYARASRVLHKESNPGNARPLTQRHGDKDVWLTAPPIPLTMPEMDAVYELPFARAPHPAYEGAKIPAWEMIRHSVTIMRGCFGGCSFCSITEHEGRIIQSRSEGSILREIETIRDKTEGFTGVISDIGGPTANMYRMACKDPETEALCRRPSCVYPDICKNLNTSHEALIQLYRKARAIPGVKKVMVASGVRYDLAVRSPAYVRELVEHHVGGYLKIAPEHTEEGPLSKMMKPGIGSYDRFKQLFDTAARAAGKDYFLIPYFIAAHPGTTDEDMMNLALWLKRNNYRADQVQTYLPSPMALATAMYHSGFNPLKPVRRGASEPVESVKGLRQRRLHKAFLRYHDPENWPVLRDALKAMGRADLIGPGKRHLVPAWQPAGTGRAGEGRRVTQKGRPRPQARKFLTKGV, from the coding sequence ATGGCCACTCTCGAGACGCAGGGCGCGAAGCCGCTTTTCTCCTATCGCAAGTTCTGGGCGCGCCGCTTCGGCGTCGCCCCCTTTCTGCCCATGTCGCGCGCGGAGATGGAGGCGCTGGGATGGGATTCCTGCGACGTGATCCTCGTCACGGGCGACGCCTATATCGACCATCCGAGCTTCGGCATGGCGATCATCGGCCGGCTGCTGGAGGCGCAGGGCTTTCGCGTGGGCATCATCGCCCAGCCCGACTGGCGCGACGCCTCCGCCTTCCGGGCGCTCGGGCGGCCCAACCTCTTCTTCGGCGTCACCAGCGGCAACATGGATTCGATGGTGAATCGCTACACCTCGGACCGCCGCCTGCGCCACAATGATTCCTACACGCCGGGCGGCGAGGGCGGCAAAAGGCCGGACCGCGCCGTCATCGTCTACGCCCAGCGCGCGCGCGAGGCCTATCCCGACGCGCCGATCGTGCTCGGCGGCATTGAAGCCTCGCTGCGCCGCATCGCCCATTACGATTACTGGTCGGACAAGGTGCGCCGCTCCATCCTGCTCGACGCCAAGGCGGACCTGCTCCTTTACGGCAACGCCGAGCGGGCGCTCGTCGAGGTCGCGCATCGCCTGGCGAAGCGCGGGCTGGATCAGGACTTCTCGGACATTCGCGGCCTCGCGCTGCTGCGCGACGCGACGCCCGAGGGCTGGGCCGAGGCCGCGGCCGACGATCTCGACGATTCGGGCGAAGGCCGACGCCGCCGGGCCGAGGGCGAGGACGCCGAAAGGATCGTCATTCGCCTGCCGTCCTTCGAGCAGGCGCGCGTCGATCCCGAGGCCTATGCGCGGGCCTCACGCGTGCTGCACAAGGAGAGCAATCCCGGCAACGCCCGCCCGCTCACGCAGCGTCACGGCGACAAGGACGTCTGGCTCACCGCGCCGCCGATTCCCCTCACCATGCCGGAGATGGACGCGGTCTATGAGCTGCCCTTCGCGCGGGCGCCGCATCCCGCCTATGAGGGGGCGAAAATCCCCGCCTGGGAGATGATCCGCCATTCCGTCACGATCATGCGCGGCTGTTTCGGCGGCTGCTCCTTCTGCTCGATCACCGAGCACGAGGGGCGCATCATCCAGTCGCGCTCGGAAGGTTCGATCCTGCGCGAGATCGAGACGATCCGGGACAAGACCGAGGGCTTCACGGGCGTCATCTCGGATATCGGCGGCCCGACGGCGAACATGTATCGCATGGCCTGCAAGGACCCGGAGACGGAGGCGCTCTGCCGGCGGCCGTCCTGCGTCTATCCCGACATCTGCAAGAATCTGAATACGAGCCACGAGGCGCTCATTCAGCTCTATCGCAAGGCGCGGGCGATCCCCGGCGTCAAGAAGGTGATGGTGGCCTCGGGCGTGCGCTACGATCTCGCGGTGAGAAGCCCGGCCTATGTGCGCGAACTCGTCGAGCACCATGTCGGCGGCTATCTCAAGATCGCCCCTGAACATACGGAGGAGGGGCCGCTCTCCAAGATGATGAAGCCGGGCATCGGCTCCTACGACCGCTTCAAGCAGCTCTTCGACACGGCCGCGCGGGCGGCGGGGAAGGATTACTTCCTGATCCCCTATTTCATCGCGGCGCATCCGGGGACGACGGACGAGGACATGATGAATCTGGCGCTCTGGCTCAAGCGCAACAATTACCGCGCCGACCAGGTCCAGACCTATCTGCCCTCGCCGATGGCGCTGGCGACCGCCATGTATCACAGCGGCTTCAATCCCCTGAAGCCCGTGCGGCGCGGCGCCTCGGAGCCGGTCGAGTCCGTCAAGGGCCTGCGCCAGCGGCGTCTGCACAAGGCTTTCCTGCGCTATCACGATCCCGAGAACTGGCCGGTTCTGCGCGACGCCCTGAAAGCGATGGGCCGCGCCGATCTCATCGGGCCGGGCAAGCGCCATCTCGTGCCGGCCTGGCAGCCGGCCGGCACCGGCCGGGCCGGCGAGGGCCGCCGCGTGACGCAGAAGGGCCGGCCCCGCCCGCAGGCGCGAAAATTTCTCACCAAGGGGGTGTAG
- a CDS encoding helix-turn-helix domain-containing protein, whose amino-acid sequence MSQDTRLVPDTIVQEHYVLFQHEFIEFLVAQLVDFRKMFHGDLDELLVFIFVARYYLREERGRGEDDLDGQWTAPPTLSRIAEFTGIPRETVRRKLIALQGRGLLEKVGSDKWQPAVRHNVPVIRQEYEQFCQREIRRLVKLVTALKPFV is encoded by the coding sequence ATGTCCCAGGACACGAGGCTCGTCCCCGACACGATCGTGCAGGAGCACTATGTCCTCTTCCAGCACGAATTCATCGAATTTCTCGTGGCGCAGCTCGTCGACTTCCGGAAGATGTTCCACGGCGATCTCGACGAGCTGCTCGTCTTCATCTTCGTGGCGCGCTATTATCTGCGCGAAGAGCGCGGGCGCGGCGAGGACGATCTCGACGGGCAATGGACTGCGCCGCCCACGCTCTCCCGGATTGCGGAATTCACCGGCATCCCCCGCGAGACGGTCCGCCGCAAGCTGATTGCGCTGCAAGGCCGCGGCCTGCTCGAAAAAGTCGGTTCCGACAAATGGCAGCCGGCGGTTCGTCATAACGTCCCCGTCATCCGACAGGAATATGAGCAATTCTGTCAGCGCGAGATTCGCCGTCTCGTGAAGCTCGTGACGGCGCTCAAGCCCTTCGTCTGA
- a CDS encoding response regulator: MGALNSIAAMAAPTGRSIRRDDPRDDPEEARGALQGKRQIVNLPSEDAQAPETAQSPRAKRQRRALDVLVIEDESIIAKDIELIVSDLGHRVIGPARTHEEALSLALKTRPAVVVADVKLADGSSGIVAVDEMLRTIDAAVIFVTAVPQWLQTGELEPVLIVPKPYSVEDIKSAVSRATSKRAQSLETFLATKDAVSRLTRKQ; the protein is encoded by the coding sequence ATGGGCGCGTTAAACAGCATTGCAGCCATGGCCGCGCCGACAGGGCGCAGCATCCGCCGGGACGATCCGCGGGACGATCCGGAAGAGGCGCGGGGCGCGCTGCAAGGGAAGAGGCAGATCGTGAACCTCCCTTCGGAAGACGCGCAGGCGCCGGAGACCGCCCAATCCCCCCGGGCCAAGCGGCAGAGGCGCGCGCTGGACGTGCTGGTGATCGAGGATGAATCGATCATCGCCAAGGACATCGAGCTGATCGTCAGCGATCTGGGCCATCGCGTGATCGGCCCGGCGCGGACGCATGAGGAGGCGCTGTCGCTGGCGCTGAAGACGCGCCCGGCGGTCGTCGTCGCGGATGTGAAGCTCGCGGACGGCAGCTCCGGCATCGTCGCGGTCGACGAGATGCTCAGGACCATCGACGCGGCGGTGATCTTCGTCACGGCGGTTCCGCAATGGCTCCAGACCGGTGAGCTGGAGCCGGTTCTGATCGTCCCGAAGCCCTATTCGGTGGAAGATATCAAGAGCGCCGTGTCGCGGGCGACCTCGAAGCGCGCCCAGTCGCTCGAAACCTTCCTCGCGACAAAAGACGCGGTCAGTCGGCTCACCCGCAAGCAATAG